The following proteins come from a genomic window of Limnohabitans sp. 103DPR2:
- a CDS encoding ABC transporter substrate-binding protein, translating to MQQYFNEHHTLKHRNAKSWQSGSLFLKALALSAFAAVSFSAMSQSASPAASVVIANSLMQYDKPDRAEKILEAASKEGTLTLYTAFRPQDLPLILGPFEAKYGIKVKAWRSGSNNVTQRVVREAAGKKPEVDVIMMPASEMEAVYREKLLQPVTSPLVKDLIPSATVSHKQWSTVFMNVTVHSYNTQLIKKEDLPKSFNDLLDPKWKGKLGVESKAEEWFSKVVTVMGEEKGTKYFRELVTKNGMSARLGASLLHNLVIAGEVPLALTVYIDLPEKDKRAGKPVDWFALDPVVAQGFNMAIAQKAQHPAAALLFYDYMLSPETQKLLASLHYYPASTKVANPYTNMKIEVIDPVVTMDSFAKWTKSFDEIVIKNSSSK from the coding sequence ATGCAACAGTATTTCAACGAGCACCACACCTTGAAGCATCGCAATGCCAAGTCTTGGCAAAGCGGCAGCCTTTTTCTCAAGGCCCTTGCATTGTCGGCATTCGCTGCCGTGTCATTCTCGGCCATGTCCCAATCGGCCAGTCCAGCAGCAAGCGTTGTCATTGCAAACAGCTTGATGCAATACGACAAACCCGATCGTGCAGAAAAGATTTTGGAAGCCGCCAGCAAAGAAGGCACCCTGACGCTTTACACGGCATTCAGACCTCAAGATTTGCCTCTGATCTTGGGACCCTTTGAGGCCAAATATGGCATCAAAGTGAAAGCTTGGCGCTCTGGCAGTAACAATGTGACACAGCGCGTGGTCCGAGAAGCCGCAGGCAAAAAACCCGAGGTCGATGTGATCATGATGCCCGCCAGTGAGATGGAGGCCGTCTATCGCGAGAAATTGCTCCAACCCGTCACATCACCACTGGTCAAGGACCTGATCCCCAGTGCCACCGTTTCGCACAAACAGTGGTCGACCGTCTTCATGAACGTCACCGTTCACTCTTACAACACCCAGTTGATCAAAAAAGAAGATTTACCAAAGTCCTTCAACGACTTGTTGGATCCCAAATGGAAAGGCAAGTTGGGCGTGGAGTCCAAAGCCGAAGAGTGGTTCAGCAAAGTGGTCACCGTGATGGGTGAAGAGAAAGGCACCAAATATTTTCGAGAATTGGTCACCAAAAACGGCATGTCAGCACGCTTAGGCGCATCGCTGCTGCACAACCTGGTCATAGCGGGTGAAGTGCCATTGGCCTTAACGGTTTACATCGACTTGCCCGAGAAAGATAAGCGTGCTGGCAAACCGGTCGATTGGTTTGCACTCGACCCTGTTGTCGCGCAAGGCTTCAACATGGCCATTGCCCAAAAAGCACAGCATCCTGCCGCTGCGCTTCTTTTTTATGACTACATGCTGTCGCCAGAGACGCAAAAATTATTGGCCTCGTTGCATTACTACCCCGCCAGCACCAAAGTTGCCAACCCTTATACCAACATGAAAATTGAAGTGATTGACCCCGTGGTCACCATGGACAGCTTTGCCAAGTGGACCAAGTCTTTTGATGAGATCGTGATCAAAAATTCCAGTTCCAAATAA
- a CDS encoding SRPBCC family protein, producing the protein MEILGQQLIAAPRQRVWDALNDPVILKASLPGCESVERVTPDEFRVVIKTAIGPLKARFQGSLKIAEASPPESCVMQFEGQGGAVGFGKGTSTVTLKEVPEGTELSYEAKAQIGGKLAQVGSRLIDSVAKKMADDFFKAFQNELSPQDNKTSATEAPASASAAPTVANPSKQPVTTTSLQQGTSAENPKVPAWWLFPAALFGAALMLAGSRWMH; encoded by the coding sequence ATGGAAATACTGGGCCAACAACTGATTGCAGCGCCACGCCAAAGGGTGTGGGATGCATTGAACGATCCCGTCATTTTGAAGGCCAGCTTGCCGGGCTGTGAGTCCGTCGAGCGCGTCACACCAGACGAGTTTCGTGTGGTCATCAAAACGGCCATTGGCCCATTGAAGGCGCGCTTTCAAGGTTCTTTGAAAATAGCCGAAGCCTCGCCGCCAGAATCTTGTGTCATGCAATTTGAAGGCCAAGGTGGTGCAGTTGGATTTGGCAAAGGCACATCTACCGTCACGCTCAAGGAAGTCCCTGAAGGGACTGAATTGTCGTATGAAGCAAAAGCACAAATTGGCGGTAAGTTGGCACAAGTGGGCTCACGCCTGATTGACAGTGTTGCCAAAAAAATGGCCGATGACTTTTTCAAGGCATTTCAAAACGAGTTGTCACCCCAAGACAACAAGACCTCTGCAACTGAAGCACCTGCAAGTGCTTCAGCAGCGCCAACGGTTGCCAATCCTTCGAAACAGCCTGTCACCACGACCTCCCTCCAACAAGGGACGTCTGCAGAAAACCCAAAGGTACCGGCTTGGTGGCTTTTTCCTGCCGCCTTGTTTGGCGCCGCGCTCATGCTGGCCGGCTCTCGCTGGATGCATTGA
- a CDS encoding enoyl-CoA hydratase/isomerase family protein, producing the protein MSDQIQIQQDGRILRITFNRPDGNGVSDSMAAALSDAVMKAHETSDCVVLRSVGPDFCTGRVRDADFPPSPEAYSRRPEYDSIFNSYKALRSCLVPVIGVIEGKCMGFGTAIAALCDVSFASDKATFNIPEIAHNVMPTMVMSAIYDRMNRNAILYMAYSADFISAAQAQSYGIISNVVPEAQLDAELNRFCDLLLSRPRPAILGLKEYLRVAPRMDEQGAIDYARSLHSMVNTSAAMKKKAH; encoded by the coding sequence ATGAGCGATCAAATCCAAATTCAACAAGATGGCCGCATTTTGCGCATCACTTTTAACCGCCCAGATGGCAACGGTGTGTCCGACAGCATGGCCGCGGCCTTGTCGGATGCCGTCATGAAGGCACATGAAACATCCGATTGCGTGGTCCTTCGCAGCGTAGGTCCTGACTTTTGTACCGGACGAGTTCGTGACGCAGACTTCCCACCTTCACCAGAAGCTTACTCACGTCGCCCCGAATACGATTCGATTTTCAACAGCTACAAAGCATTGCGCAGTTGTTTGGTGCCAGTGATTGGCGTCATTGAAGGCAAGTGCATGGGCTTTGGAACCGCCATTGCAGCTTTGTGCGATGTTTCATTTGCCAGCGACAAGGCCACCTTCAACATCCCCGAAATTGCGCACAACGTGATGCCCACCATGGTGATGTCCGCCATCTACGACCGCATGAATCGCAACGCCATTTTGTACATGGCCTATTCAGCTGACTTCATCAGCGCGGCGCAAGCTCAGTCTTACGGCATCATCAGCAATGTGGTGCCCGAAGCGCAATTGGATGCAGAATTGAATCGATTCTGCGACTTATTGCTCAGCCGTCCTCGCCCTGCCATTTTGGGCTTGAAGGAGTATTTGCGTGTGGCACCCCGCATGGACGAACAAGGTGCCATTGACTATGCGCGCAGCTTGCATTCCATGGTCAACACTTCCGCGGCCATGAAGAAAAAAGCCCACTGA
- a CDS encoding alpha/beta fold hydrolase, translating into MTHQSQTQFISGPAGKIAVHTQGPETGPAVILTHSILSSSMMWLEQAYLLSSTGWRVIAIDTRGHGQSECQSVMCTMDDLVADTLAVMDAMNISKAHYMGLSLGGMSGVGLGIQHADRLLSMVLCDCRADMPSPMGDVWNDRITSAITEGCQSLAVATTERWFGVPFIEANEVVGKAFRQTIASTTASGFVSCARAIQGLDYLDQVSHIKVPTTLIVGAKDGPLPQAMQDMQQRIAGSKLEVIPDAGHLPNIDQSVLFNAAMMRHFFQNPAWSQA; encoded by the coding sequence ATGACACATCAAAGTCAAACACAATTTATTTCGGGACCTGCAGGAAAAATTGCAGTTCACACGCAAGGTCCTGAAACAGGTCCAGCGGTCATCCTGACACATTCCATCCTGTCGTCCAGCATGATGTGGCTTGAGCAAGCCTATTTGCTCTCGTCAACGGGCTGGCGAGTCATCGCCATCGACACACGAGGCCATGGCCAATCCGAATGCCAGTCAGTGATGTGCACCATGGATGACTTGGTGGCCGATACGCTGGCCGTGATGGATGCGATGAATATTTCCAAGGCCCACTACATGGGCTTGTCGCTGGGCGGCATGAGCGGTGTGGGTCTGGGCATTCAACATGCCGATCGCTTGCTGAGCATGGTGCTCTGTGATTGCAGAGCCGACATGCCCTCCCCGATGGGCGATGTTTGGAATGATCGAATCACGAGCGCCATCACAGAAGGTTGCCAGTCATTGGCCGTCGCCACCACAGAACGATGGTTTGGTGTGCCCTTCATTGAAGCCAATGAAGTGGTTGGAAAAGCCTTCCGTCAAACCATTGCAAGCACCACAGCCTCAGGCTTTGTCAGCTGCGCCCGTGCCATTCAAGGTCTCGACTATTTAGATCAAGTGTCACACATCAAGGTGCCCACCACCTTGATTGTGGGCGCCAAGGACGGTCCTTTGCCGCAGGCCATGCAAGACATGCAACAGCGAATTGCGGGTTCTAAGCTCGAAGTCATACCGGATGCAGGCCATCTTCCCAACATCGATCAGTCCGTTTTATTCAACGCCGCAATGATGCGTCACTTTTTTCAAAACCCAGCATGGAGTCAAGCATGA
- a CDS encoding xanthine dehydrogenase family protein molybdopterin-binding subunit, with translation MNKAPFRFIGKHRRAVEHKRFVVGKGRYAADIQLPGMLHIALVASPYASAKIKNIDASETLAMPGVHAVLTGEELCRHIDAMLPGVDAPQVTRYPLAFDVTRYAGEWVAAVVADSRALAEDAAELVNVDYEQLPCVVDPQEALKPNATLVHPAHGTNVIFHRKFVWGPVEEDFAKCDHQLSYQVSWARNATVPIETFAVACQWNDSTGILDVWASIQMPKFPDQVAKALRLPGNAVRVHFDVDVGGSYGVKRGLKHSVLVGYLAKKLGRPVRLVEDRLENMRGGDMQGPDRVFDVTLGFQKNGEIKSMKMRAVDDIGAYSGRSPLQLGKPVGAIVGPYRILSVEYDAMAVMTHKTPQEAVRGFGQAPTNYALETGIDKVARFLNMDRIALRRVNLIGKDEFPYLIPSGTHYDSGDYDTVMTKALNTAAFEDLLKERDHLRSQGQLAGIGISTCLEPSGGNSSFEPLFNPKNQTTTWMDSCLVRVDLSGAITALMGTSTSGQAHETMVSTVVGEVLQKEPDGIRVLHADSLNALPSNSPVGSRMAIMLGGAAAGAAKKIKQKLLTIAAHNLGVTAEDLVYEDGHVQATNNPSQKMSWDALVEIAHRHFHKLPEGMEPGLQEKFVWEVPTGGMLPTEDGRVQMYPCHSFESHVVLASIDPETFKVSIRKYVCGHDCGVMISPDVVHGMTYGGIAHGLGAALMEKFAFSPEGQLLSGTFMDYLLPSSAEVPAITIVDHCTPSPLTEFGQKGSGEAGYLGSPAAIASAVNDALSTQGAKIDHLPMTPQAIWTALNVARSAQA, from the coding sequence ATGAACAAAGCACCTTTTCGATTCATTGGCAAACACCGCAGAGCGGTAGAGCACAAACGCTTTGTCGTGGGCAAAGGCCGGTATGCTGCCGACATTCAATTGCCCGGCATGTTGCACATTGCTTTGGTGGCTTCCCCCTATGCAAGCGCCAAAATCAAAAACATCGATGCATCTGAAACCTTGGCCATGCCTGGCGTTCATGCCGTATTAACAGGGGAAGAGTTATGCCGTCACATCGACGCCATGCTCCCTGGCGTCGATGCCCCTCAAGTGACACGTTACCCCTTGGCATTCGACGTGACGCGTTACGCGGGTGAATGGGTTGCGGCTGTTGTGGCCGACAGCAGAGCTTTGGCAGAAGATGCCGCCGAGTTGGTCAATGTCGATTACGAACAATTGCCATGTGTTGTGGATCCGCAAGAAGCCTTGAAACCCAACGCAACTTTGGTGCACCCTGCACATGGAACCAACGTCATTTTTCACAGAAAATTTGTCTGGGGCCCCGTTGAAGAAGATTTCGCCAAATGCGACCATCAACTGAGCTACCAAGTCAGCTGGGCGCGCAATGCCACCGTGCCCATTGAAACCTTTGCTGTTGCCTGCCAATGGAATGATTCAACAGGCATTCTGGATGTATGGGCGTCCATTCAAATGCCGAAGTTTCCTGACCAAGTGGCCAAGGCATTGCGCTTACCAGGCAATGCCGTTCGCGTGCACTTTGATGTGGATGTCGGTGGCAGTTATGGCGTGAAACGCGGCTTGAAGCATTCCGTTTTGGTTGGCTATTTGGCCAAAAAATTAGGACGCCCAGTCAGACTGGTTGAAGACCGATTAGAAAACATGCGCGGTGGCGATATGCAGGGCCCTGATCGCGTGTTCGATGTCACGCTGGGTTTTCAAAAGAACGGCGAAATCAAATCCATGAAGATGCGCGCAGTCGATGACATTGGCGCTTATTCTGGCAGGTCCCCCCTTCAATTGGGCAAACCCGTTGGCGCCATTGTGGGCCCTTATCGAATCCTGAGCGTGGAATATGACGCCATGGCTGTGATGACCCACAAAACGCCACAAGAGGCGGTGCGTGGGTTTGGACAAGCACCGACCAATTACGCCCTAGAAACGGGCATCGACAAAGTAGCGCGTTTCCTCAACATGGACCGCATTGCTTTGCGCCGTGTTAATTTGATTGGCAAGGATGAGTTTCCTTACCTCATTCCTAGTGGCACCCACTACGACTCGGGTGACTACGACACGGTCATGACCAAAGCTTTGAACACAGCGGCTTTCGAAGACTTGCTGAAAGAGCGTGATCACTTGCGCTCACAAGGCCAATTGGCAGGCATTGGCATTTCCACATGCTTGGAGCCTTCTGGCGGCAACTCCTCTTTCGAGCCTTTGTTCAATCCTAAAAACCAAACCACCACTTGGATGGACTCGTGTTTGGTGCGTGTCGATTTGTCGGGTGCCATCACGGCGTTGATGGGCACATCTACTTCGGGTCAAGCCCACGAAACCATGGTGTCAACTGTGGTGGGCGAAGTCTTGCAAAAAGAGCCCGATGGCATTCGCGTGTTGCATGCTGACTCGCTCAACGCCCTGCCCTCCAACAGTCCAGTAGGCAGTCGCATGGCCATCATGTTGGGTGGTGCGGCCGCTGGCGCTGCCAAAAAAATCAAACAAAAACTTTTGACAATTGCCGCACACAACTTGGGTGTTACGGCTGAAGACTTGGTCTATGAAGACGGTCATGTGCAAGCCACAAACAACCCATCTCAAAAAATGTCATGGGATGCCTTGGTCGAAATTGCACACCGTCACTTTCACAAGCTCCCCGAAGGCATGGAACCAGGACTGCAAGAAAAGTTTGTATGGGAAGTTCCCACTGGCGGCATGCTGCCGACTGAAGATGGTCGCGTACAAATGTACCCTTGCCATTCATTTGAATCGCATGTGGTGTTGGCCAGCATCGATCCAGAAACTTTCAAAGTTAGCATTCGCAAATATGTGTGCGGTCACGATTGCGGCGTGATGATCAGTCCCGACGTGGTGCATGGCATGACCTATGGCGGCATTGCCCATGGCTTGGGTGCGGCGCTGATGGAAAAGTTTGCATTTTCCCCCGAAGGCCAGTTGTTGTCGGGGACCTTCATGGACTACCTGTTGCCATCCTCTGCAGAGGTGCCCGCCATCACCATCGTGGACCACTGCACCCCCTCACCGCTCACCGAGTTTGGCCAAAAAGGCTCTGGTGAAGCCGGCTATTTGGGAAGTCCAGCCGCCATTGCGAGCGCCGTGAACGACGCCCTGTCGACACAAGGCGCCAAGATCGACCACTTGCCCATGACACCGCAAGCCATTTGGACCGCGCTGAATGTTGCGCGATCTGCACAAGCTTAA
- a CDS encoding (2Fe-2S)-binding protein, giving the protein MSTPTSNNTRIDKKPIQIQVNGVMQQRHVEPRTSLVDFLRDELGLTGTHVGCEHGVCGACTVMLNDEPVRSCCMFAVQADDMRVTTVEGLAPERGVMTKIQDAFCEKHALQCGYCTPGMLMACHALVAHTPHPTEDQVRDAISSNICRCTGYQQIVDAVMYATQVEKK; this is encoded by the coding sequence ATGAGCACCCCTACAAGTAACAACACACGCATCGACAAGAAGCCGATTCAAATTCAAGTGAACGGCGTGATGCAACAACGACACGTTGAACCTCGAACCAGCTTGGTCGATTTCCTGCGCGATGAACTGGGCCTCACTGGCACGCATGTGGGTTGTGAGCATGGCGTTTGTGGCGCATGCACCGTAATGCTCAATGACGAACCCGTTCGCTCTTGCTGCATGTTTGCAGTTCAAGCCGATGACATGCGTGTCACAACCGTTGAAGGCTTGGCACCTGAGCGTGGCGTCATGACCAAAATTCAAGATGCCTTTTGCGAGAAACATGCCCTGCAATGCGGCTACTGCACCCCTGGCATGCTGATGGCTTGCCACGCGTTGGTTGCCCACACTCCGCACCCAACTGAAGATCAAGTGCGCGATGCCATCAGCAGCAACATCTGCCGCTGCACTGGTTACCAACAGATCGTGGATGCCGTGATGTACGCCACGCAAGTTGAGAAGAAATGA
- a CDS encoding FAD binding domain-containing protein, with amino-acid sequence MKAAPFDYVRADSLSHALETLNQFGGDAKLIAGGQSLVPMMAMRLARPTCLIDINRLDSLKDIQLQAHEVKLGAGVRQRDLEFHPQLNSHLPLIAKGIQWVGHEQTRNRGTVGGSLVHADPSAELALAALVLDVRLQLESQTDGVRTLQAADFFLGPMFTAVGETEALTDITWPVWQGGRIGTAFEETAIRKGDFAMASAACQIQTTADGAISKISFGLGGVDGTPLVYPELAASLMGQNMTPELAQHIAHAAAQQSQPGSDMHASAEYRKHLAQALLTRALLSAYQESVNAQVA; translated from the coding sequence ATGAAAGCCGCACCCTTTGACTACGTGAGAGCTGACTCACTGTCTCACGCCTTAGAGACATTGAACCAGTTCGGCGGAGACGCCAAGTTGATAGCGGGCGGCCAAAGCTTGGTGCCCATGATGGCCATGCGACTGGCCAGGCCCACCTGCCTAATTGACATCAACCGCTTAGACAGCCTGAAAGACATCCAATTGCAAGCGCACGAAGTGAAACTGGGCGCAGGCGTGAGGCAACGTGATTTGGAGTTTCACCCCCAACTGAACTCCCACTTGCCATTGATCGCAAAAGGCATTCAATGGGTGGGTCATGAGCAAACTCGCAACCGCGGCACCGTGGGTGGCAGTTTGGTCCATGCCGATCCTTCCGCAGAACTGGCATTGGCCGCTTTGGTATTGGATGTGCGATTGCAACTCGAATCGCAAACGGACGGCGTGCGAACACTTCAGGCAGCTGATTTCTTTTTAGGCCCCATGTTCACCGCAGTAGGAGAAACAGAAGCATTGACCGACATCACTTGGCCCGTGTGGCAAGGAGGTCGCATCGGCACAGCCTTTGAAGAAACGGCCATCCGAAAAGGTGATTTTGCAATGGCCTCCGCGGCTTGCCAAATTCAAACCACAGCTGATGGCGCCATCTCAAAAATCAGTTTTGGGCTGGGTGGTGTCGATGGTACGCCTTTGGTTTACCCAGAATTGGCCGCCTCGCTGATGGGTCAAAACATGACCCCAGAACTTGCGCAGCACATTGCACATGCAGCTGCACAGCAAAGCCAGCCCGGTAGCGACATGCACGCATCGGCTGAATACAGAAAACATTTGGCGCAAGCCCTGTTGACACGCGCCCTGCTGAGCGCCTACCAGGAATCAGTGAATGCGCAAGTCGCTTAA
- the gcvA gene encoding transcriptional regulator GcvA: MRKLPPLNAVRAFEAAARHVSFTKAAKELFVTHGAVSKQVATLETWLGTTLFNRAQSQLSLTDAGRTFLAAVTPALDRIAVTSMQLLEQTEPTALRISAPPTFTMRWLIPRISAFQRRRGGVEVKLTTSTAPVNFEDRVYDVAIRGSHQPLPGMLSVPFMTETIVPICHPDLMEQDRLSDPQSLKDHTLISYDTEPMAWAEWLPMAGQADLRVSHTLQFEQMYFALQAAAEGLGVVLVPLFLVADDIIAGRLCAPFGLLGARQRRYYANAPLSSQESPVIEGFCEWLLKEGQDTEQSIDQLAETMGWTIAGHSAV; encoded by the coding sequence ATGAGAAAACTTCCTCCTTTGAATGCGGTGCGGGCTTTTGAGGCGGCCGCACGCCATGTCAGCTTCACGAAAGCCGCCAAAGAACTTTTTGTCACACACGGTGCGGTCAGTAAACAAGTGGCCACACTGGAAACCTGGTTGGGCACCACGTTGTTCAATCGTGCGCAGTCTCAGCTCAGCCTGACCGATGCAGGGCGCACCTTTTTGGCGGCGGTCACGCCTGCATTGGACCGAATTGCCGTCACGTCCATGCAATTGCTGGAGCAAACCGAGCCAACTGCTTTGCGCATCAGTGCACCGCCCACTTTCACCATGCGTTGGCTCATTCCCCGTATTTCTGCGTTCCAAAGGCGCAGGGGTGGGGTGGAAGTGAAGCTCACCACATCAACTGCACCCGTTAATTTTGAGGACCGTGTTTACGACGTTGCCATTCGGGGCTCTCATCAGCCTTTGCCTGGCATGCTGTCGGTGCCCTTCATGACGGAAACCATTGTGCCGATTTGTCACCCAGACCTCATGGAACAAGACAGGTTGTCAGACCCGCAAAGTTTGAAAGATCACACCCTGATCAGTTACGACACCGAACCCATGGCTTGGGCCGAATGGTTGCCGATGGCGGGACAGGCCGATTTGCGCGTTTCACATACTTTGCAGTTTGAGCAGATGTACTTTGCATTGCAGGCCGCTGCAGAAGGTTTGGGCGTGGTGTTGGTGCCGCTCTTTTTGGTGGCTGACGACATCATTGCAGGTCGACTTTGTGCGCCCTTTGGTTTGTTAGGTGCTCGACAGCGTCGCTATTACGCCAATGCGCCCCTCAGCTCACAAGAAAGCCCTGTCATTGAAGGCTTCTGCGAATGGTTGCTGAAAGAGGGTCAAGACACTGAACAGTCAATTGATCAATTGGCAGAGACCATGGGATGGACCATCGCTGGCCATTCAGCTGTGTGA
- a CDS encoding UbiD family decarboxylase translates to MSQTQTGYPDLHDHLESLKQRGLLQVIDRPIDKDSELHPLVRWQFVGGMDEAERKAFLFTNIVNAQGRRYDIPVVVGALAANREIYSVGMGSSVEDIQARWDKAIANPIPPQMVDKAECQEVIHEGDDLQGEGHGLDMLPIPISTPGFDSAPTLTATNVITVDPETGVQNMGTYRCALKAPDRMVVRMATRVGGAGGYLHYQAWKKAGHKTMPCAVVLGCPPYVAFMGPQKLPIGMDEFDVAGGLAGVPIQITKGRTVDLRVPAQAEIVIEGQIDLDMLEPEAPFGESHGHVALEEYNLPMKITAITHRFKPVIPSYISQVAPSESSVIKRVAYEPLFLAHLRSSLGIRGVKKVSLHEPLTGLLRVTIVTFEKTTPKTEIWRALYGAAFFKGDCGKIVIAVNEDIDPDNADALLWAMAYRMNPVADVRTLDHRGQGHGPKRENDGEEDSTLLMDATMKGDMPPLALPTQPYMERSKAIWEELGLPKLRPQAPWFGYSLGDWLPQWDEAAERAATGRYLENGKISLKHQRNDVKAESKFRPDEV, encoded by the coding sequence ATGAGTCAAACACAAACCGGTTACCCCGACCTCCACGATCATTTGGAAAGCCTGAAACAACGAGGCTTGTTGCAAGTCATTGATCGTCCCATCGACAAAGACTCAGAATTACACCCCCTGGTTCGTTGGCAATTTGTGGGTGGCATGGATGAAGCGGAACGCAAAGCTTTTCTCTTTACCAACATCGTCAACGCGCAGGGTCGCCGTTACGACATTCCCGTGGTGGTCGGTGCCTTGGCTGCCAACCGCGAAATTTACAGTGTGGGCATGGGGTCTTCAGTCGAAGACATTCAAGCGCGTTGGGACAAGGCCATCGCCAATCCCATTCCACCGCAAATGGTGGACAAAGCCGAGTGTCAGGAAGTGATCCATGAAGGCGATGATCTGCAAGGTGAGGGACATGGCCTTGACATGTTGCCCATTCCTATCTCAACCCCTGGTTTCGACAGTGCGCCCACTTTGACGGCGACCAATGTGATCACGGTCGATCCCGAAACAGGTGTTCAAAACATGGGCACCTACCGTTGCGCCTTGAAGGCGCCCGACCGCATGGTGGTTCGCATGGCCACTCGTGTTGGGGGTGCAGGGGGTTATTTGCATTACCAAGCTTGGAAAAAAGCGGGTCACAAAACCATGCCTTGTGCAGTGGTCTTGGGATGTCCGCCTTATGTGGCTTTTATGGGGCCGCAAAAATTGCCAATTGGCATGGATGAATTTGATGTGGCTGGCGGCTTGGCTGGCGTCCCCATTCAAATCACCAAGGGCCGCACCGTTGATTTGCGTGTTCCCGCTCAAGCTGAAATTGTGATCGAAGGCCAGATCGACTTGGACATGCTCGAGCCTGAGGCACCCTTTGGTGAATCACATGGCCACGTTGCGTTGGAAGAGTACAACCTTCCCATGAAAATCACGGCCATCACACATCGATTCAAGCCAGTCATTCCTTCTTACATCAGCCAAGTGGCGCCAAGCGAATCCAGCGTGATCAAGCGCGTGGCCTACGAGCCTTTGTTCTTGGCACATTTGCGAAGTTCTTTGGGCATTCGCGGCGTGAAGAAGGTGTCTTTGCATGAACCCCTCACGGGTTTGCTGCGCGTCACCATCGTGACCTTTGAGAAGACCACCCCCAAAACAGAAATTTGGCGCGCCTTGTATGGCGCTGCTTTTTTCAAAGGCGACTGCGGCAAGATTGTGATTGCGGTCAATGAAGACATCGATCCAGACAACGCGGATGCTTTGCTTTGGGCCATGGCTTACCGAATGAACCCCGTTGCTGACGTTCGTACTTTGGACCACCGTGGACAAGGTCATGGCCCTAAGCGCGAAAACGATGGCGAAGAAGATTCGACTTTGCTGATGGACGCCACCATGAAAGGCGACATGCCGCCTTTGGCTTTGCCGACTCAGCCCTACATGGAGCGATCCAAAGCCATTTGGGAAGAATTGGGCTTGCCCAAATTACGCCCGCAAGCGCCATGGTTTGGTTACTCTTTGGGCGATTGGTTGCCCCAGTGGGACGAAGCCGCAGAACGGGCAGCCACAGGCCGTTATTTAGAGAATGGCAAGATCAGCTTGAAACATCAGCGCAACGATGTCAAAGCTGAGTCCAAATTCAGACCTGACGAAGTTTGA
- a CDS encoding UbiX family flavin prenyltransferase encodes MTQTTNSSTKRRLIVGISGASGIVYGVRLLQVLQHSDVETHLVMSDSARMTLATELDMSVKEVEALATEVHSAKNIGATISSGSFKTMGMVVAPCSIKSLSEIAYGMTGGLLSRAADVVLKERRRLVLLVRETPLHTGHIRTMLQASENGAILMPPVPALYARPNSIDDMVNHTVGRCLDLFDIETALVSRWAGMGQNK; translated from the coding sequence ATGACACAGACCACAAACTCCTCAACAAAAAGACGATTGATCGTCGGCATCAGTGGTGCTTCTGGCATTGTTTATGGTGTTCGCTTGCTGCAGGTTCTGCAGCATTCTGACGTTGAGACGCACCTGGTGATGAGTGACTCGGCTCGCATGACCTTGGCCACCGAGTTGGACATGAGTGTGAAAGAGGTTGAAGCCTTGGCCACAGAAGTCCACAGCGCCAAAAACATTGGTGCCACCATCTCGTCGGGTTCCTTCAAAACCATGGGCATGGTGGTCGCACCTTGCTCCATCAAGTCTTTGTCAGAAATTGCGTATGGCATGACGGGTGGTTTGTTGTCTCGTGCCGCGGATGTGGTTCTCAAGGAGCGTCGTCGCTTGGTCTTGTTGGTTCGCGAAACACCGCTTCATACAGGTCACATTCGCACCATGCTTCAAGCCTCTGAAAACGGGGCTATCTTGATGCCGCCTGTGCCAGCGCTGTACGCACGCCCCAACTCCATTGACGACATGGTCAATCACACCGTGGGCCGTTGCTTGGATTTGTTTGACATCGAAACCGCGCTGGTCAGCCGCTGGGCTGGCATGGGCCAAAACAAATAA
- a CDS encoding DUF4936 family protein → MQTLFVYYKLPVTEHDKWRPQVEAFQNELRQKWSGLSTSLMQRPEATPEGIETWMEIYSHEKGVTQEIMDSIAALAIAHGLPPKRMAEFFIPLR, encoded by the coding sequence ATGCAAACCTTGTTCGTGTATTACAAATTGCCAGTCACAGAACACGATAAGTGGCGACCCCAAGTTGAAGCTTTCCAAAATGAACTGAGGCAAAAGTGGTCTGGCCTCAGTACATCGTTGATGCAAAGACCAGAAGCCACGCCAGAGGGCATTGAAACTTGGATGGAAATTTACAGCCACGAAAAAGGCGTCACGCAAGAAATCATGGACAGCATTGCAGCTTTGGCCATTGCGCATGGCTTACCGCCAAAAAGAATGGCTGAGTTTTTTATCCCATTGCGATAA